The Vespula pensylvanica isolate Volc-1 chromosome 5, ASM1446617v1, whole genome shotgun sequence genome includes a window with the following:
- the LOC122629029 gene encoding uncharacterized protein LOC122629029 has protein sequence MDIKNIITLRKANNDTENRNDTIMNVTRNHIMQNSITLMQKNIEMKYFPTTVEVVPISYYDDVHISPNYIEFKDASEGLTCSQKIVIKNVGTKPAFIRIRKPSSLAFQVKTSQTGVMLSPGLSISSSVIYSFKRPALLHAIIPIEINDKILDYCVICTLITERIGIKPTSIDFGTIDVGYTSEPKEITIFNEGGKTTRFSVDVGQNGLNINVKPLRGIVRPNKTVTLKVEITGLKEGVFFNEFWIKSTPNIRVPLKANVITHRLIIYHPNTAGDFTLIDFPPTVKNTRKYSTFVLRNISSRACNYIVLGEVNNELKPIRVIGE, from the exons ATggatataaagaatattataactCTTAGGAAGGCAAATAACGATACTGAAAACCGTAATGATACCATTATGAACGTTACACGAAATCATAtt ATGCAAAATTCAATTACCCTGatgcaaaaaaatatagaaatgaaatattttcctaCAACGGTTGAAGTGGTACCAATCAGTTATTATGATGACGTTCATATTAGCCcgaattatatcgaatttaaagATGCTAGCGAAGGCCTTACCTGTAGTCAAAAAATTGTCATAAAAAATGTTGGTACTAAACCAGCATTTATAAGGATACGGAAACCATCTTCTTTG GCCTTTCAAGTGAAGACTTCTCAAACAGGAGTGATGTTAAGTCCTGGATTAAGTATATCAAGTTCTGTGATATACTCTTTTAAAAGACCTGCATTACTGCATGCAATAATTCCAATTGAAATCAACGACAAGATCCTTGATTACTGTGTAATTTGTACTCTCATAACGGAACGCATTGGCATTAAACCAACATCGATTGATTTTGGAACTATTGATGTGGGCTACACTTCTGAACCTAAAGAAATAACTATCTTTAACGAAGGTGGAAAAACTACTAG attttCCGTAGATGTAGGTCAAAATGGTCTTAATATAAATGTGAAACCATTGCGAGGTATAGTTCGACCAAATAAAACGGTAACTCTGAAAGTTGAAATAACAGGTCTAAAGGAGGGTGTATTCTTTAACGAATTTTG GATCAAATCAACTCCGAATATTCGAGTCCCATTGAAAGCGAATGTTATCACTCATCGTTTAATCATTTATCATCCAAATACAGCAGGAGATTTCACTCTTATAGATTTTCCACCGACTGTAAAAAACACACGCAAATATAGTACGTTTGTTCTACGGAATATCTCATCTCGAGCCTGCAATTACATCGTGCTGGGCGAAGTTAATAATGAATTGAAGCCAATTCGGGTAATTGGA